From a single Pseudomonadota bacterium genomic region:
- a CDS encoding SDR family NAD(P)-dependent oxidoreductase, with protein MDELNNKVVWAIGSGSGIGAAGAEALAGAGARVILSGRRPEPLEAVAARIRAAGGEAHCEPLDIADGAAVRALGETLITRFGRLDIMLNSAAINVPNRAWADYEAASWENLIDVDIKGAVHCIAAVLPQMRRQRDGLIINISSWAGRYDSAIGGVAYTASKRAMMAFTTNINMEEGRNGIRACAICPAEVLTPLIDKRAEPVPDAVKARMLKPENLAETILFVARMPAGVCINEILLSPTWNRAYLGDAEPESPLS; from the coding sequence GTGGATGAACTAAACAACAAAGTGGTCTGGGCTATTGGCTCAGGCAGCGGTATCGGCGCGGCGGGCGCGGAAGCGCTGGCCGGTGCCGGTGCGCGGGTGATCTTGTCCGGCCGCCGGCCCGAGCCGCTGGAAGCGGTGGCGGCGCGCATCCGCGCGGCCGGCGGCGAAGCTCATTGCGAGCCGCTCGATATCGCTGATGGCGCGGCGGTCCGCGCGCTCGGTGAAACCCTCATCACCCGCTTCGGGCGCCTCGATATCATGCTCAACAGCGCCGCCATCAACGTGCCTAACCGCGCCTGGGCGGATTATGAAGCGGCCAGTTGGGAAAATCTTATAGATGTCGATATCAAGGGTGCGGTTCATTGTATCGCTGCGGTGCTGCCGCAGATGCGCCGCCAGCGCGATGGTCTGATCATCAATATCTCATCCTGGGCCGGGCGCTATGATTCGGCCATCGGCGGTGTCGCCTACACCGCGTCCAAACGGGCGATGATGGCCTTCACCACCAATATTAATATGGAGGAGGGGCGGAACGGCATCCGCGCCTGCGCCATTTGCCCGGCCGAAGTGCTGACCCCGCTGATCGACAAGCGCGCCGAGCCGGTGCCCGACGCGGTCAAGGCGCGCATGCTCAAGCCAGAAAACCTTGCCGAAACAATTCTCTTCGTCGCCCGCATGCCCGCCGGCGTGTGCATCAACGAAATACTCCTTAGCCCAACCTGGAACCGCGCCTATCTCGGCGACGCCGAGCCGGAATCGCCGTTAAGCTGA